A window of Colias croceus chromosome 13, ilColCroc2.1 genomic DNA:
CCTCACGTCATCCTTCATCATTTCTAACTGTAACTGGAATTagattgtattaaattatagtttaaaaaaatcaatcacaTGGGAAAATGTTGCAGAAACTTGCAGTATGCATCTACTTTATAATGGCGATGTATTCGTGATAATATATCACGCAATTAACTCACATCGGAGTTTCCTtgcattataattaaacaagTTATGCAATCATTAacttaaagtatttttaaattgcagGTCAAAGAGATAAGCCGTTCGTGTCTGATGAAGAGATGCGACAACGGACCCCTCGGCCTGACATACTATCTGTTCCGCCGAATAGTAATTACTATGATGGTCTTAAGGAATCTGAAACaaaggtaataaaaaatcttcCAATTCCAAGAATTTGAAATCATCTTGCCTTCTTGTAATGAAAACAGATTTAATAGATTATTAGCATAAACGATCTCTGGTTTGATTTGTTTTTTGATCCATTCGATGAACATTTAGTAAGTAGCTTATGTTCAATcattctatatttaatttaccttCTTTCAGTTCTCAATTCACCCCGGCAACAGCATCGTCGGCATAGCTGATTCTCTATCCAGCGCCAACAACAACGGTTTGGACAGCGACAAGCAAAACTACCGGCCACCTACATCCTGGTCTACGGGCACCGGCGTACGGTCAACAACTCCTCGCTACATAGACAATGATAACGATGATATATTAGCCCAACCTACAAGACATACACCAGTCCAAGAAACCCCTAAAATAAAACCACCGTCCAAAGAATTGAACCCACCTTTCCTGCCGTCTCCAGGCTCAAATGATGGCGCTGGCCAATTAGATATCAGAATGGAACCAGAAGATTcagtatacaattttattaaacgcTTCGATCCAAATTCTCCCGACACACGTACTACCGGAACGTCCATGACGCAAGCGGAGATCTTAAATCTCAACCAACATTTACCAGCTGGACAAGCTAGTGCCGAAGAAGACAGAACTCCACGCAAGAACAAAAACAACGATAAGAACTTTAACTTCGTCAAGCTGGATAACAAGAAAGGATCAAAAATTGAATCTAGATTTGATTCAGTAAATTCCAAAGTGAAATCACAGGACACGCAAACAACACAAACCACACCTTCCACACAACACATACCAGAACCTTCTAGAGATTTGCTGCCACCGAAAAAAGATTTCCCAACACTGGGTATGACCACTACAATGGGACCACCAATCTACTATGAATGGAAATGGGCAGTACCTGCGCTGGAGCTCGAACCACCAAAGTTCAGTAACTTCACGAATGTAACTAACGTTCCACAAAAATCTCAAGGAAAACGACCATTTAGCGCACCAAGAACTACGCCAGCGACTGTTGATCTAACACCAAGCAACACagagtataatattagttctTACTTCGTACCAGACTACGTATTTCCTTTAGACAATCCTCACCCAGGTTACAGTGACGATGAAGCACAGACTTCCTTCCAAGTTGAAGTATCAAGGGCCGGGAGGTCTAGTTATGGAGAAAACCCTAACTGTCCTCAATGCCATCCAGCCTATCTTGAACCCGGTAAATGCGAGCCTTGTGTAGTTAAACGGTAACACtgttagtaaattatttattcacataCTTAGTTGTACGAgtcattataatttgtatgatTCACATAAATCCCTTGTCTTTACTAAACAGCGAACATAATATGCTCAATACCAATTTAACGAATGCAAGATAGACGAGTATCTTTATAGAAGATAAACAGATGAATTCGAGAAGGCTTAACACTGTGATACACCGACAATAAAAGCAATGAAGAATAAGGAGCCTTATACAATAGATGATAACGTTCACAAATTGTTTATGGCTTTCAAGATTTTGTACACACCCTGCAGTAACGATGGTAATTTTGAATACAAAACTTGATCACATCTTAATTCCTTAACATAGTAACACGCTAGAATCGTTATGTAAATCGATAAGGTTCATTTATATCTACttaattgtatgaaatatatttaattaatacaatatgtGAATGTATGATCAAATTgataatcaaataaaacaaaatatatgtaataagaataattatgattttattgtGGTATTCAACACAacaacacatttaaaaattgttatttttatacaatgtgATCTTGCCATTTTGaagaagtaattttataattcgcatattacgtattattatatttgttggctataaattattatattatcgtgtacctatattttgttACTGACAtctgttgtttattaattcgTAATAGTTGTGTAcaaatagattatttttatacattgttgtaatattttacacGTGCCTATGTAGAAAgttaagttaaattaaatactaaaatatatgtatttcttgttttatttattagtaagagACATTTCTATTTCTAATTCATATGAATCTAAATTGATAAATGTGAGCATGTTACCAATGAGCGCTGGATTCGATTTCCTTTGgtgacaaacaaaaaaaaaaagaatgtaAGGCGggagataaaataaaatgttatcatataataattgtaggtacctacgtgaATAAAATCGATCTATGAAACAGCTAGtacctatgtaggtactaggtaaGGTATAATGCATCATCTgctattatatatattattatctaaccTATATATTgtactatatacataaatcatCTATGGATCTTTATACATTTAGGTATATGTAAACCTAGTCCAATAATTATccaatgtacctatattttgaaAGTTTTGTCTGTCTGGCAATTATCTGGGTTTCACACAAGTAGTAGTAGGTCTAGGTACTGGATTTTGATGCAACTTTCTGTAATCGATAACataggtataatttatttcgatgaatttaatttgaatttgcaTCTACGCACGCGCGAAGTCGCAGACAGAGCaagtagtattataataatattgcataTCATTAGTAGAGTCAACAAAACGAGTGAGAGAATTCAAAATTAGGTTTTCCTATTATCTATTGCTGTCGCGCAGTTATAATGTACTCTGTGCTGTCGCGCTATGCCTCAACTCTCAAGCCTCCCCCGTAGAGCGCGACAGGGACAACTGCAGTCGAGCCGAAAATATCTAGGAAAATTACGCAAATTCGACGTTCCGTAGGTCCCTGTTTCCTCCTCCAATACTGTAccgatttaattaatttattcattattttgtagAGAAAAGTATAGGCTATGTTCCTACattttgcttttttatttaatgttcaaaaattagttttatggAAGACGGAACATACCGGAAAAATCTGTCCTATTTCTTACGTTTTGAAAGATTCGtatcttttaataattaattaataagtatatatgACAAAAAGGAAAATGTAAGAACATGGCTAAAGTTttttataggttttatccGGCTTCATCAGTCAGATGAGGCCAGGCAATGTCTAGGTAGGTAGTGGctactataaaaatagatattcttcaataggtacatacctgtatagttcaggatacatcgcccatttttgcaaacttgactactatcaagctaattttccgtttgtagctttattttgatgagacacccaataatttcgtgtacgaaagtctcgattgtatttattactaactgaatgatttttttttgttcaatctcaagataattacctaaattattcgaaaaaatatttgtcctacaaaatctatggtttgttcaaagagtccccctttccaaagtgtatcgataacgaggtcatcataaatgattaataacaagctgatttttttgttttcacttagttaatgtttatataattcaacagacatattgtcctacaagttgcgtaataaatatttgagaaccatcaaatcaaaaaattttatccttgttatctctgttagctaccacaatcgagagtttcgtacacgaaattattcgatgtctcatcaaaataaagctacaaacggaaaatcagcttgatagtagtcacttgcaaaaatgggtgatgtatcctgaactagtaAGCACGTGTgttgtaaatgtaaatttatgttcaGATCACTAAAAAAAGTAGACCGTAGACCgtacttacctactttttCTCGTCCAAgatttgattatttaaaaaactaactctataaaataaatcttagtCTTTAatctttctttaataatttataattagtaaaataGAGTATGTACCAGAAACgagacaaaaattataaaacaaacgaAAATTGAAATCGAATTGAGGCATCGATTTCAAAGTTCAAACTCGGAGCTCGgaggatttcaaaattcaaaataaacattttttttttaaattacccCTACAGACAAGGCAAGGAATAAATGCCACAGAGTAGCAAGTGCGCACAGTCATAGACtacaagtacataatatttgaaataatgtgatattaatatttaataatgttataacaTTAGAAACCTTTACAATATACGAAATATCAAGGTTGGTAAATTaagaaattacattttttttattatctatgccATCTatggttttaataaaaatggcaatatttttttgtagtctATGGGTTTAACTTCATTAATCATTTTCAGACACCTGTCAGTAATAAAAAACGcttttgtgaaaaataatatctactcGCAAATTcaattgcaatattttattacctttttTATAAAGTGCAAACCTTGATGAGGACTTTTCAGTGAAACagtacatattatgaaaatacttCTAAACGTGTATAGTTATAAGAATGAGTAAAGCTAATCCGCTAGGTTTGCTTGTAAATTATGGCGATTCCGATGATTCCGACGATGGTGGTTCAGCGCCCAAGAAGCCGCAAGGAAGTGTAAAGTTGCCAACAAGCTATGCGACAA
This region includes:
- the LOC123696605 gene encoding uncharacterized protein LOC123696605, translating into MNRMNFFLLCATLTCIYTVTTQAGKLGRVKIPATRFTCQGRASGYYADVDTGCQIYHMCDGLGRQFSYSCPNTTLFQQRMLICDHWYMVNCSNSEDNYDANLLIGQRDKPFVSDEEMRQRTPRPDILSVPPNSNYYDGLKESETKFSIHPGNSIVGIADSLSSANNNGLDSDKQNYRPPTSWSTGTGVRSTTPRYIDNDNDDILAQPTRHTPVQETPKIKPPSKELNPPFLPSPGSNDGAGQLDIRMEPEDSVYNFIKRFDPNSPDTRTTGTSMTQAEILNLNQHLPAGQASAEEDRTPRKNKNNDKNFNFVKLDNKKGSKIESRFDSVNSKVKSQDTQTTQTTPSTQHIPEPSRDLLPPKKDFPTLGMTTTMGPPIYYEWKWAVPALELEPPKFSNFTNVTNVPQKSQGKRPFSAPRTTPATVDLTPSNTEYNISSYFVPDYVFPLDNPHPGYSDDEAQTSFQVEVSRAGRSSYGENPNCPQCHPAYLEPGKCEPCVVKR